From the Clostridium putrefaciens genome, one window contains:
- a CDS encoding flavodoxin: MKKVSIIYWSNGGNVEVLADHIFKGAKEAGATVVVKHVHEATLEDVTSADAVAFGSPSMDNNRIEQEEMEPFIKQFELISNENKDLVLFGSFGWDNGEFMKEWSTRMQGYGFNLMNTISVKEAPSEKELEEAINLGKILAK; the protein is encoded by the coding sequence ATGAAAAAAGTATCAATAATATATTGGAGCAATGGGGGTAATGTTGAGGTATTAGCTGATCACATATTTAAAGGAGCCAAAGAAGCTGGGGCAACGGTAGTTGTTAAACATGTGCATGAGGCAACTTTAGAAGATGTAACTTCGGCAGATGCAGTAGCATTTGGAAGCCCATCTATGGATAATAATAGAATTGAGCAAGAAGAAATGGAGCCTTTTATAAAACAATTTGAATTGATATCTAATGAAAATAAAGACCTTGTACTTTTTGGTTCTTTCGGCTGGGATAACGGTGAGTTTATGAAAGAATGGTCAACTAGAATGCAAGGTTATGGATTCAATTTAATGAATACCATTTCAGTAAAAGAAGCACCAAGTGAAAAAGAATTAGAAGAGGCAATAAACTTAGGCAAAATTTTAGCAAAATAA
- a CDS encoding undecaprenyldiphospho-muramoylpentapeptide beta-N-acetylglucosaminyltransferase, with product MTGGGSAGHVTPNLALAPRLKASGYEIKYIGSKEGIEKQIIKDSGIPYYSISSGKLRRYFDIKNFTDPFKVIKGVVEASRIIKNEKPDIVFSKGGFVSVPVVIGAYFNKIPVISHESDMTPGLANKISSSYCTKLCLTFPESLEYIKKDKAVLTGTPIREELFRGSSKKGLEFVGLKGDKPIVLFIGGSLGSKFINDALRDEIDEILKSYDVIHICGKDNVAKDLKNKKGYKQFEFLSEELPDLFKISDVVVSRAGANVIYELLALKKPNILIPLSKKSSRGDQILNAGSFLKSGYSMVIEEEEVKTGIMFEKINEVYENKWKYIKAMEQSPVKDAVENIINVITQNTKGWKGK from the coding sequence ATGACAGGTGGTGGCTCTGCCGGGCACGTTACCCCAAATCTTGCATTAGCACCAAGGTTAAAGGCTTCAGGTTATGAAATTAAATATATAGGAAGTAAGGAAGGAATAGAAAAACAGATAATAAAAGACAGTGGTATTCCTTATTATTCAATATCTAGTGGAAAGCTTAGGCGATATTTTGATATAAAGAATTTCACAGATCCTTTTAAGGTTATAAAAGGAGTGGTGGAAGCCTCTAGAATAATAAAAAATGAAAAGCCGGATATAGTATTTTCAAAAGGTGGATTTGTATCTGTACCTGTAGTTATCGGTGCTTATTTTAATAAGATTCCTGTAATTTCTCATGAATCAGATATGACACCAGGACTTGCAAATAAGATATCATCGTCTTACTGCACTAAACTTTGTCTTACATTTCCAGAGTCCTTAGAATATATAAAAAAGGACAAGGCTGTGCTTACAGGAACACCTATAAGAGAAGAACTTTTTAGAGGTAGTTCTAAAAAAGGACTAGAATTTGTAGGGCTTAAAGGTGATAAACCCATAGTTTTATTTATAGGTGGTAGCTTAGGTTCTAAATTTATAAATGATGCATTAAGGGATGAAATTGATGAAATACTAAAATCTTATGATGTTATTCATATATGCGGTAAAGATAACGTAGCTAAGGATTTAAAAAATAAAAAAGGATACAAGCAGTTTGAATTTTTAAGTGAAGAACTTCCTGATTTATTTAAAATATCTGATGTAGTAGTTTCAAGAGCTGGAGCGAATGTTATATATGAACTTTTAGCGCTTAAAAAGCCTAATATATTAATACCTCTTTCAAAGAAATCTAGTAGAGGTGACCAAATTTTAAATGCAGGGTCATTTCTTAAAAGTGGATATAGTATGGTTATTGAAGAGGAAGAAGTAAAGACAGGAATAATGTTTGAAAAGATTAATGAAGTATATGAAAATAAGTGGAAATATATTAAGGCAATGGAACAAAGCCCAGTAAAAGATGCAGTAGAAAACATAATTAATGTTATAACTCAGAATACTAAAGGGTGGAAGGGTAAATAA